The Purpureocillium takamizusanense chromosome 11, complete sequence region ACTGCGACGCGCCAAACGCTCGTCTCAAGGTTTATCCAATATGTGCAAGCCCTCTCCACCTGCCAGCTCGACAAGTCGCGATAGTTGGCCTGGCGGCAGGTTGCTTCTACTATTTCAAAGGCCACGAGCCTGAGTCGAACCTAGGTATTGGCTGCTCTGGTAGACACGCAGGAAACGCGACGACCCCTTCGGGAGCCATACCACAGCAGTTGCCCTTCTTAGTCGAGGCTTAGACATCCTCAAACTCaagctcctcgtcatcctcgacaatatcgtcatcgtcatcgtcgtcaccagcCTTGCCATCACCAGCTGCCGCGTTGGCACCTCCCGCCCCGCCCTGATCAGCCTCCGCCTGTGTTTCAACTTTGACCCTCTTGGACATCCTCTCTTCGGCGCTATCCTGTTCACTCGAGGCGCCGTCCGACGCGTCACGCTTgagaccagccagccccggTGTGCCTAGGCTTGAGTTATTGCCCGTGGGCGGCACATCCTCAAACTCATCTTCGCCATCCTCTTCCGAGCCAAattcgtcatcgtcgccgtcatccaCCACTCTTGCCATCTCGGCTTCTTGCTCTGCCTTAAGTTTCGCAaagatgtcgtcgatgtgAGCGCTTGTGTTGCCATCCTCCGGCTGCAAGCCCGGAGCCGCATCCTGGGCCACCTCCTTCTTGATGGCCGATGCGTCCGTCGCCACATTGCCCGAAAAGGACTCGCCCGTGACGGTGCTGTTAGACATCCACGATGGGAGCGCGTTCTGCTGCGCAATCTTCTCCTTGCGTAGTCGCTCCACCTCTTTCTCTACCTCCGACGGGCCGGCTGACGTTGAGATGTTGACGGCAATAGACTGCGGACCCGTGTTTGTGAGGCCCTTGACAGCCATGGGTCTATTCGCACCGGCATCGACGGGTATCGTCGCCGCGCGTTGGTGTGTTGCATCCCGAATCACCGGGCGCGCCTTGGTCAACGCTCGGTCAAAGTCGCAGACAGGAATGTGCACCGCGTCAATCTTGGGTAGTAGCTCGCTGATGAATTTAAATTGGTCATTGAGCCGGGTCGACTGCTCATGGCCTCCCGAGTTTCGGTCCGCTTCGAACGTTAGGATGTGGCCGCAGCGATGACACTGGAAACCCTCGGGGCCAACATTGTCGAGCACCTCCATGGCTGTCCACTCGGCTTTGCAAAAAGTGCAAAAGTACTCCTTTTTCTCGTTGGCCGGCATAGTGCTCCCTTGGACTTCCTTGTCGATGTTGTATACCCGCCATTTTATGGCGTCGATGGTGTGTCGGTAGTTGATGTAGTACCATGTTCGGTTGCTCGGCCGCGGATTGCCTTCGCGCAGTTCTTGCCTCGTATGCCTGCCACCCGGTCAAGTCAGCCATTGAACGAGTAATGGcaggccgcgctgctgggaCGGCTCAAGAGCAGCTGGGAACATCTACACTGAAAGGAAACGGTCCTCCCGTAGCTTGCCACAGATCTTATGAAGATCCTTGGTATTGATGGCCATAAGGTAGGCCAGGTCGTCATCGCGAAGGCTGCGCTCGCGCTAGTCAGCATGTCTCGAGGCCTGCACCCAATACCATGGATCATGAACCGTACGCCTCATGAAGAATCAGAGCGTCCACTACAAGAATGTCACGCGTCTGATAGAAGGCCCGCATGACCGACTTTATCAACGTTACGGCGAGATCCATGGCGACCGAGCCCCAGCGGGCGACGCGAGGCCTGCCCTTCGGGTCGCTTgttccagggcggcggcgcttctcgGGCTACGGGCGCCTCGGACGAGTCTGCTTAGGGCACAGAGCAGGTAGCTGCACTCGGCGTCTCGCGGGTGGGAGCAGACGTGTAATTTCGGAGagcagggggaggggctgcTCAGCGTTCACGCGAGTCGAACGTCGCATCAGGCTGTTGCCTCGTCACCAGTCGCACGTGTAGGATATATCGCCGTCGTTCGTCTGCCGCGGAGAGCTCGCGTTGTAGCGCCACCATTCGTGTGCACGATTCGCCAGAGCCGCTGCGACATTCACGGCCCCAGTGCCTGGCCGTTCAAGCGAGTGTTAAAGTGTTGGCGTTGGACGTGTAGGGGCGCTTTGTTGTCGAGGGAGAAAATGTGCGGTGGTTTGGAAAGCCGCTACAAACCTTGGGATGGCGCCGCAAGGGCCAAAGTCGGCTTCATTACCTAAGGCGGGAGGTTTGCATCCGCAATTTGCACTGGCACCACGCTTTTTGTCACGCGCGCGTGGACAATGACGCATTGAAACTACCTATGCCGCAAGTACCAACCTCATGACTTAGTAGTTAGAGTTCCGTGAGCTTGAACGACAGAGCCCTCTTTATTTATCTGTATTACTCCCTTGTTTTCCCGCACGGTCGGAACTCTAGCACGACGCGACGCGGCCTTGCGACAGACGAACCGGAAAGGGCAAAGACCCCGCAAACGATTCCAAGGACGATATCCGGTTTCCTGAGCTATGACAATCATTCAAATCCAAAGCAGATCCCGGCCAGACGCCTCGACCATCATGCGCCGACCCAAAcagtgcctgcctgcgcccaTTGCCGCCCAACCATGAGACGTTCGCTATACACGTCACAAGATCCCATGGGCAAATTGTCGCTTTGTCCCTCTCCACCATCATTACCAGCTCACGCCGCGTCTGCGACAGTATCCAGCATCGCCAGTAATACGCTTTCAAGCGTATTTGCGTAGCTATATATTCATTGTCAGGGTAAGGATCAACAGCGTGGTTACTGAGACTTACATCAAGCGTCAGCGTTCTCGAGCTGTTCACTTCTTGATCCCGGTAGACTCCGACTAAGCTTTCCGAGTCTTGAAAGAGGCCTGTCTTGAGACTGATGACAATGAACTGCATCCCAGGCCCTGCATGCTCGCGTATGTATTTTTTGATCTTGTCCACGTTGGCGTTGTCGAGAGCAGCATCAACCTCGTCCAGCACGAAAAACGGGCTAGGCTGGTAGCTGTGAATGGCGAACAGGAGTGCCAGCGCGGCCATCGTCTTCTCTCCTCCGGAAAGGTGCTCCATGTCCCGGAAACGCTTCAGCGGAGGCATGGCGTGGTATTTAATACCCGACAGGTACGGCATGTCCGTGTCCTCCTCGATATCTAGGTAAGCCTGTCCGCCCAAGGGGTATGCTTCGGAGCGGGTAAGATCCTTGTAGACGTGCGATATCTGGTCTTGGATGTGGGTGAATGCTTTGTTGAATAGGTCGTACCTCCTCTgtttaatattattaaaggcCTCCTTGGCAGCGTGCGCTGCTGTCTTGGAGTCCTCGTATTCCTGGTCAGTTTGCTTGAGCCGCGTTTCGACGCTCTCCAACCGCTCCATTGCTCGCATATTGGGGTTGAGCTTCTCCAATTCCGTCGTCAGGGCCGCAATTTTTTCCATCAAGGTGTCCTCGACGCTCGCATCATCGGACTGTTCCATGTTAGTAACCACCAGTCCAGCAGGGCCGCCTAGATCCCGTCCTGCTATACTAACCTCTTTCAAGTCGCTGCTCAGCCCGTCAAAATCGATCTCAATGCCGTGGTCATCGAGAGCAATGTCCATcatctcctcgtcttcaccatccacgtccatggcgtcaGGGTCTTGCCTAAGCAAGTCATCCTCGTTGGGCAGGTTATCAAGCGTGCCCTCAACAAGGGGGATCTGGATCTGCTCCAACCGACATCTCCGCAGCAATCCTGACTTGCTGGCGCTGTTCTTTTGGACCGTAGTCTCCAGGGCATTGATATCCCGTTGGCGCGCTTCGATGTCCTTACTGCGCCTCTGGAGTTCGGCTCGCGCCTCACTGACGGCCTGGTTTTTCTCTACCAAGTCCGCTTTGTGCTCCTCCAGCGTCTCGCGGAGCGCCTCTAGTTCGTCTTGCTCTTGAcgcatcgccgcctcgaTATTTGACTTCTCCTTGACATAGGACTTGATGTCCTGCTTGAGTCGGCGAATTTGCTCTTGCATCCGTCGGATTCGTGCCTCCGTGTCGCTGTGGCGCGTAACCTCCCATTTGAGACGGCTCTCCAGCCGCTGCTTCTGAACCTCGAACTGGCTTCGCCTCTCCGACACCTCTTGCTCGAATTTGCCCTGAGATGCTTCGTACGCACGGATGTCGCTGTACCCCAGCCGCCTGCAGAATTCGACGAATACTTGGTCCTCCACACGCGCAATGGCATCCTTGAACTCTTGTACCGTCTCCCGCGTGCTGTCGAGCTGCAACATGTGCTCCTTGTACTTCGGTTGGAGTTCCCGAAGCTGCCTTTTGTGACTGTCCAGTTCGCGCTTCTTGCTCGTCCAGTTTTGGTTGAACACGGCTGCCTCCTCCTTTGTcgcggccaggcggcgctCCAAGCCTGCCAGCTCGATCTGTAGAGACTCTTCCACCGTGCCACGTCTATCGGCTTTCGGCAGCCGATCTATTTCGTCTCTCAATTTCGCGGCCATGCGCTGCAGGTTCTGCACATCAGCCTCCTCGAACCGCCTCTTGCCCCCCTTGGGTTCTGGGCCGCGACCACCAGTCATCAGGCCGGCTTTGTGGATAACATATCCCTCGAGGGTCACGGCCTTGACGTGGATTTTTCTCTCGTAACAGATGTGCTTTGCAATGTCCAGCGTGTCGCATACGACGGAGCTGCCACACGCATACGAGACAGCTCGCTCCACAGAGGGTTCAAAGTTGACCGTATCAATAGTCAGCCTGGCACCGGAGATGCCCTTGACAGCGGAATTGACAGCGTTGACCTTGATGTTGTCAAGTGGAATGAAGGTCATGGGTGCGAAGCGCTGCTCCTTCAGGTACTGGACGCAGTCAACCGCAGCCTTCTCCGTATCCACAACAACCGAGTCGAAGTCCCTCCCCAGGGCAACGATGACAGCTTCATCGTACTTTTTCTGTTTCGGCGTACACAAATCGCCGATGCGGCCACGGACACCGGGGAAGATGCGTTTCAGCGACGTGACCATCTCTTTCATGCGGGTCTCGCGGTCGTTTTGTCGTCTaccatcgtcggcctctCGAAGCTTCCGGGCGACATCCTCAAGCTTCTCCTCGAGTTCGGTTCGCTTTTGATTGGTCCGCACTCGCTCTGATTGAAGCTGGTTGaactccttcttcttgccggcAATCTCACTTGCGATGTCCTTGGCTGCTGCGTCTGCAGCGCTCCGTCTCTCGCCGGTGCTAGCCAGTTCGGCTTCGCACTTCTCGATAGCGGCCGATATGCTGTccaccttgcccttgagATTGTTCACTGTAACCTCGTCTGCCTTGCGCTGTCGTTCGAGGTTCTCAAGTTTCGCTTGGTTGGCACCGGCCCGAGACATCACTTGAGCTCGTAGCAAATTATATTCTCTCCGATCCGCGTCGCTGATGTCTCTGCCTTGCTTCTTCATCTGCTCCTTGATGTCCTTCTCAAAGACCTCTTGAGCTTTGCCAACGCTTTCTATGTCTTTCTGGACTTTCTGCACGATATTGGCTTGATCGTCGAGTTCCTTGGACACCTTCTGGCTCTGAGACTGGAGCCGGTCGACATGCTGCGACGATTCGTGAACTTTTTCGTCGAAAGGAACGAGTGCATTTTCTCTGTCTTCAATATTCCTCTCTTTAAGCTTGATTTCCTTTTCGGTTCGGGCCACGACGCGTCCGGCCGCATTCTGCTCTTTCCGAGCCGCGTCGAGGCGAAGCTCATAAGATTCAATATTTCGTCGAAGTTCTTTGAGGTCCTCTTGATGGTCTTGAATGGCAGCACTGGATTCATCCATGGCTCTCTGAAAATGATAAAGCTTCCAGAGGCACTgcgtgatgatggccgcaTCCTTTTCGTCCGTCTTCCTTTGGAAACTGtcggcctccttcttctgTTCGCGATATTGCTTGATCTCGGAGTTgatgccgcggcgcctgTGCAGCTGGAAATTTTGATTATCGGCAGCCTGCTCAGCCTCTATTTGTAATTTCTCGTACTCAGTCTTGTACTCCAGGCTGCCAGAGATTTGTTCAATGAGGCGTGTTAGGTCCTGGGGAGACTGTGAAGCAATCGCTTCCACATCGCCTTGGAAGACCAGGAAGTTGCGGGCCTTGATCAAGATATTCTCCGTTTCCAAGGCCTCGTTGTATTGCTGCGCGGTGACGACGCGGTCGTTGATGCGATATTCGCTGGCGCCTTGGTTGGTGATTGCGCGCTTCCACTTCTGCTCTTCGCCAGCGTCATCTTCGTATACAGCCATTACCCAAGCCGTCTTTGGATCACCTCTGgaggccttgtcgtcggtgtCCGGCAGCCCGTTGGCATCTCCGTTCGCCTCGGCGGACCCGTCGTCATTGATCTTGGAAGTCTTCAGGACCCGCCCACGATATACGAGGTCTTTAAGATGAGCAGAGCGTAGATGAGATGACTTGATGCCCAAGACAAAGGAAATAGCATCCATGCTAGATCGAACACATTAGCGGGCGCTTGACaggaacgacgacgaaacgCAGAGACTCACGAGTTGGACTTGCCGGATCCATTTGGGCCAATAATGGAGGTGAAGTACGAGTCGCCGAAGAGGAGGGTATGGTGGCCCTTGTACGACTTGAAGTCTGAGCTCGCAAGTTAGCGCAGAGCAGTCGTTGCGGCGAAAGGGTCCGACAGATACGCACTGAAGAGCTCGAGGCGGATGAGCTTGCCCATGGTCACGGCAGCTCAGCGACCATACGCCTCGGGGCGCAAAGTCTAGCGTCGGACGTGATCGGTCGAGGGGGGGTAGTTAATGGGCCTGAAGGACAGAGAGGACTGGCCGCAATGGACAACGGTCGTAAATCAAAGCTGTTGGTACCACCCGGGAAGGCTGCGCAAGTGTATCGGCGCGAGTATTGTCGGCGCGCGAGTGTCGAATGGTGAACGCGACAGCGCAGTCACTACTGGTGTCTAGATGCTCCAAGTCGAACGCTCTCAATATGGCAGTCCAATTCGAAATGGAACATTGAACCACGTCAAGGTTGCGAGGTGACGGTCGTCGGTGAGTTCAAGGCGCACTTGTGCATCGAGAAACGCGTCGCGCGTGGCCTGGGAGAGACTGTAGCCAGGGTGGGGAATTATTACCGCGAATGAGTGTATTCGCCGGGTGGTTCCAAGGGTGGTGCTGGGCCGTGCCCACTGTGAGCGATGCGGGGGTCGATGAGTCGCACTGTGAAAGCACGTGATTAACAGTGTGGCCCTGCGCTCAATGTATCAAACTTGCCGGTTACCCATCAATTCAATTCTATCACTACCTATAGATCATTAATATTCCGCTTTTCTTAATACGTCTAAATTCTATactattatttaataattacttaagattaaataataaatttatatttatatttataattttatttattataataatattaaataatataaatattttaGAGTCTTATTAATAATAGTAGAAAAAAACATTTAGTTATATTTTAAACTCTACAAGTAGGAGCTATTCGAGAGTCTTGAAATGTAATGAAACTAGCAATGCGCTAGATTGCGCGTGCAGGGAGGATTGGTAGATGAGAGCTATCCAACCAGAGTCCAGAACATGACCACCTGCTTGGCTAACTAGCAGTTGGTGCGCACTGAGGAGGAAGGCTGTCGTGGACAGAAGTTTGCACGTGGCCCCGTGTTCCTACTGTTAGTATACTAGACCTGAACGTCTGCAACTTGCTGTACTTGCCTGTTCCCACTACCACTATCTTACTTCATGACCGCAGCGCAGTTGATGACTTCCATAAACGATGAGCATTTTGCACATCGACGTACCTGATGGTAGTATAAGCTGGGTAGATTGACGGGAGCCTCTAGCCCTGAGGCTCCTGGCGGAGGTTTCCCGCGCTGCTTTATGTGCGGCGCGGGTGGGCTGTGCTGGGCGACCAACTTACTGGGCTGTCGCGCTGGAAGCCGGCATGCAGGGTGGTGgtcacccccccccctctcttctcttctAGCACTCATCACTGAGGTGCAGGTGGGCTGGGTCCATCGGCCAAGGCACGGCCCAAATAGGCAACCATAGACCTCCTGCAGCTAGCAGACCAGGTGATACCGTCAACGCAATCGTGACATGCCCGCCTGGCATCTTGCTCTTGTTCACATCACAACACGATTACCTTCCTTCCGTCTCACTTGAGCGCCGACCCGTTCTGTCTCCTTTATCGACGACTGGTTTGGCAGCAATACGCCCAACACCACTTGGCAACTTGAAATGCACGCGCATGCCAGCTCCCCAGATCAACACGCCGCTGCTAACCTGCCTTGCTCGCAGAGTTCCGGACGTTAGGCCACGTCAGGGACGTGCTGTCCCTAGCGTCGAGCTTCGCAACACCTCGTCTAGTGCGACCTCGAAGACCTCGTTGTACCTCTCCGATAGCACATCCGCGTTTCGATTCGTggacgcgccgcgcccacTTGGCGTTGTACGCACTCACGGCCCAGGCTTCGGTCCAGCGAGCTGCATGAAGCAacgacggccttgaccgaGCCAAGCATTGCCGTTTTAACTGCCGGCGATCTAGACAATAACCATGGATGGTGATGTTGTAGGGGCTCCCATGCCagccgttgctgctggcgtcAGCGGCCCCGATCAAGATGTATCCTCCCTCctcagctcgtcgccgcccgatgGTGCCATACTCGAATCTCCTTCCCTCAGCGCCACGACATCAAAAAGCCCCAGGCTCTCGCGAAATCCATCCTTCTCCGGTAGCAGCTCCTATCAGGATGACTGGGACCCTTTGCCGCCCCTCGACCGTCTGACCGTCCTTGACCTACTCGACAA contains the following coding sequences:
- a CDS encoding uncharacterized protein (COG:K~EggNog:ENOG503P2RR), which encodes MDLAVTLIKSVMRAFYQTRDILVVDALILHEALRDDDLAYLMAINTKDLHKICGKLREDRFLSVHTRQELREGNPRPSNRTWYYINYRHTIDAIKWRVYNIDKEVQGSTMPANEKKEYFCTFCKAEWTAMEVLDNVGPEGFQCHRCGHILTFEADRNSGGHEQSTRLNDQFKFISELLPKIDAVHIPVCDFDRALTKARPVIRDATHQRAATIPVDAGANRPMAVKGLTNTGPQSIAVNISTSAGPSEVEKEVERLRKEKIAQQNALPSWMSNSTVTGESFSGNVATDASAIKKEVAQDAAPGLQPEDGNTSAHIDDIFAKLKAEQEAEMARVVDDGDDDEFGSEEDGEDEFEDVPPTGNNSSLGTPGLAGLKRDASDGASSEQDSAEERMSKRVKVETQAEADQGGAGGANAAAGDGKAGDDDDDDDIVEDDEELEFEDV
- a CDS encoding uncharacterized protein (COG:K~EggNog:ENOG503P2RR), with the translated sequence MAINTKDLHKICGKLREDRFLSVHTRQELREGNPRPSNRTWYYINYRHTIDAIKWRVYNIDKEVQGSTMPANEKKEYFCTFCKAEWTAMEVLDNVGPEGFQCHRCGHILTFEADRNSGGHEQSTRLNDQFKFISELLPKIDAVHIPVCDFDRALTKARPVIRDATHQRAATIPVDAGANRPMAVKGLTNTGPQSIAVNISTSAGPSEVEKEVERLRKEKIAQQNALPSWMSNSTVTGESFSGNVATDASAIKKEVAQDAAPGLQPEDGNTSAHIDDIFAKLKAEQEAEMARVVDDGDDDEFGSEEDGEDEFEDVPPTGNNSSLGTPGLAGLKRDASDGASSEQDSAEERMSKRVKVETQAEADQGGAGGANAAAGDGKAGDDDDDDDIVEDDEELEFEDV
- a CDS encoding uncharacterized protein (COG:K~EggNog:ENOG503P2RR) translates to MPANEKKEYFCTFCKAEWTAMEVLDNVGPEGFQCHRCGHILTFEADRNSGGHEQSTRLNDQFKFISELLPKIDAVHIPVCDFDRALTKARPVIRDATHQRAATIPVDAGANRPMAVKGLTNTGPQSIAVNISTSAGPSEVEKEVERLRKEKIAQQNALPSWMSNSTVTGESFSGNVATDASAIKKEVAQDAAPGLQPEDGNTSAHIDDIFAKLKAEQEAEMARVVDDGDDDEFGSEEDGEDEFEDVPPTGNNSSLGTPGLAGLKRDASDGASSEQDSAEERMSKRVKVETQAEADQGGAGGANAAAGDGKAGDDDDDDDIVEDDEELEFEDV
- the SMC1 gene encoding Structural maintenance of chromosomes protein 1 (EggNog:ENOG503NXCA~BUSCO:EOG092606CY~COG:D) — translated: MGKLIRLELFNFKSYKGHHTLLFGDSYFTSIIGPNGSGKSNSMDAISFVLGIKSSHLRSAHLKDLVYRGRVLKTSKINDDGSAEANGDANGLPDTDDKASRGDPKTAWVMAVYEDDAGEEQKWKRAITNQGASEYRINDRVVTAQQYNEALETENILIKARNFLVFQGDVEAIASQSPQDLTRLIEQISGSLEYKTEYEKLQIEAEQAADNQNFQLHRRRGINSEIKQYREQKKEADSFQRKTDEKDAAIITQCLWKLYHFQRAMDESSAAIQDHQEDLKELRRNIESYELRLDAARKEQNAAGRVVARTEKEIKLKERNIEDRENALVPFDEKVHESSQHVDRLQSQSQKVSKELDDQANIVQKVQKDIESVGKAQEVFEKDIKEQMKKQGRDISDADRREYNLLRAQVMSRAGANQAKLENLERQRKADEVTVNNLKGKVDSISAAIEKCEAELASTGERRSAADAAAKDIASEIAGKKKEFNQLQSERVRTNQKRTELEEKLEDVARKLREADDGRRQNDRETRMKEMVTSLKRIFPGVRGRIGDLCTPKQKKYDEAVIVALGRDFDSVVVDTEKAAVDCVQYLKEQRFAPMTFIPLDNIKVNAVNSAVKGISGARLTIDTVNFEPSVERAVSYACGSSVVCDTLDIAKHICYERKIHVKAVTLEGYVIHKAGLMTGGRGPEPKGGKRRFEEADVQNLQRMAAKLRDEIDRLPKADRRGTVEESLQIELAGLERRLAATKEEAAVFNQNWTSKKRELDSHKRQLRELQPKYKEHMLQLDSTRETVQEFKDAIARVEDQVFVEFCRRLGYSDIRAYEASQGKFEQEVSERRSQFEVQKQRLESRLKWEVTRHSDTEARIRRMQEQIRRLKQDIKSYVKEKSNIEAAMRQEQDELEALRETLEEHKADLVEKNQAVSEARAELQRRSKDIEARQRDINALETTVQKNSASKSGLLRRCRLEQIQIPLVEGTLDNLPNEDDLLRQDPDAMDVDGEDEEMMDIALDDHGIEIDFDGLSSDLKEVSIAGRDLGGPAGLVVTNMEQSDDASVEDTLMEKIAALTTELEKLNPNMRAMERLESVETRLKQTDQEYEDSKTAAHAAKEAFNNIKQRRYDLFNKAFTHIQDQISHVYKDLTRSEAYPLGGQAYLDIEEDTDMPYLSGIKYHAMPPLKRFRDMEHLSGGEKTMAALALLFAIHSYQPSPFFVLDEVDAALDNANVDKIKKYIREHAGPGMQFIVISLKTGLFQDSESLVGVYRDQEVNSSRTLTLDLRKYA